TTATAGGATTGAGCTAATGCAAACTGCTTTGTTTCCACTGTGCAATTGCCAAAAGAAGCCGTTTCCTGTAGTTTGCTTGTTAGTAAATGCTATTTTTGGGCTACCCTCTCTAAACATTCTCGCTTCCGAGTCTTGAGGTCATGCATCAGTAGCTTTTGCTGCTACTGCTGTTCAAATTTTTGACAAAAAAAAGTCATCTATTTGGCAAAACAAAGCATCTCCCCTAGACAATTAAGGGGGGTTGCTGAATATTTCTGTAGATTTTTCATTTTCAGCTTACTTGCCCCCTCCCTTTCTTGGACGCTTCTCCATCTATTTCTATCCACAATCACCAACTCCTCTCGGCTTGCAACTTGTCTTTTCAGCCTACTTCAGGCTTTCTGAGTCAACCTTCCTTCTGAACAGTGAAGTAGGCACTTGTTGTTCTGATACTTAAAAACTTAACTCAGTGGAACGGTTCACTGTAGAAAGTCGAGTCTTAGAGCATTTACTGACTGCCGTTGACTTCACACTTCATGAATTCCTGTTCGTCCAGCAAGACTCGCTACAATGGTTGCTAATTCAGAAGGTTCCACAGGTTTAGGGATGTGCATTTGAAATCCGGCAGCGATCGCTCGCATCCTATCTTCAGCCCTAGCGTATGCTGTTAGAGCAACAGCAGGAGTTCGTCCCCCCTCTTCTACGTTCAATGCCCGTACTCTACGAATCAATGTGTAGCCATCCTCTCCAGGCATCCCGATATCACTCAATAGAACATCTGGTTTAAAAATTTTTATCGCTTCAATCGCTGAATCAGCCGATCCAACGGCACACACAGAAGCTCCGCACTGTTCCAATAGCGTTGTGACAAACACGCGCGAATCAACCTCATCGTCTACGACGAGTATTTGTAAGCCATCTAACGATGGCGGATTGTTAAATGAAACTCCCCGCCCAACCGTTGGGTGTACCCGCTCTCCCTCACTTGTCTCCATACGGACAGGCATCAGAGGAAGCTTTACGATAAATGTCGCTCCCTGCCCCTCACCTTGACTTTCTGCACGAACTGTCCCACCGTGTAGCTCTACCAAGTGGCGTACAATCGCTAGACCAAGACCAAGTCCACTGTATGACCGGGTAATAGAACTATCAGCTTGACGAAAGCGGTCGAAGACATAGGGCACAAAGTCAGAGTTAATGCCAAGTCCTGTATCGATTACTGTTATTTCAACATGGGAGTTAATCCGTTCGAGGCGAACCTGAACTCGCCCTTCCTTAGGTGTGAACTTGATTGCATTGGATAATAGATTCCAAATTATCTGCTGCAAGCGGTCTGAGTCACCGGCAACCGGGCCTGCTGCCGGATCGACTACACTTTGGAGTCGAATAGCCTTAGCATCAGCCGCCGGGCGGACGGTATCAACCGCCGCCTCAACAACCAAAGCAAGCTCAATTGGGCGGACATTTAGGCGTAACTTGCCCTGAATGATGCGGGAAACATCCAGCAAATCCTCCACCAGCTGAGCTTGTGCCCTAGCACTGCGTTCAATGGTCTCCATCGCCCGCGCAGTAGTCGCCTCGTCAAATTTGCGGGTATTGAGTAATTGAACCCACCCTAGCATTGCATTGAGGGGCGATCGCAGTTCGTGAGACAGTGTTGCCAAAAACTCATCCTTCATGCGGTTTGCTGACTCCGCCGCAGTGCGTGCTTCCTGTTCGGCAACGAGTAGTTGGTTGCGTTCATCTTCAACTTGCTTCCGTTCAGTGAAGTCACGCATGATTTTAGAAAAGCCTCGTAGCTGCCCAGTCTCATCTCGTAAGGGCGTTACGATGCCACTTGCCCAGAAACGGGTGGCGTCCTTACGCAGGTACCAGCGTTCATTTTCAGCACGACCTTCTATTACTGCCGTTTCCAGTTCTTGCTTGTCTGCACCGAGTTCTAGGTCTTCAGGTATATAGATAATTGAGGCAGACTGACCGAGGATTTCGGCTTCCTGATAACCGAAAATGCGCTCTGCTCCAATGCTCCAACGAATAACACGCCCGCCTGGGTCGATGAAGAAAATCGCGTAGTCCTTTACATTTTCTAATAACAAGCGAAACCGTTCTTCGCTGGTTCGCAGCGCTTCTGATGCCCACTTGCGATCTGTGATGTCAGCTACGATATACACGGCACCCGTAAAAACTCCACTCTCGTCGAACACGGGATCTGTGGTTACAGAAAACCATCGTTCACCACACCGTAGCTCCTCGTTCTCGCGACGACGGGTTTCTTGGACACGAGTTAAGGGAGTTACCTCGACGCAGCCCAGGATATCGTGCATTACCTCCTGATAAAAGCAACCCTCGATCTTTCCGAACGGTTTTTTCAGAAGATTCGTCATGGCGCTGTTAGTTCGCAAGATTCTGCCACGGTGATCTAGTAAACAAACACCATCCTTCATGGCATTGAATGTCGTTTGCCACTCTTTCGCCAAAGCCATTGCCGATTCTTCAGCTTCTCGGATGCGGAGCAAAGCTTTCACAGTAGCGAGCAACTCGATTGGCTCCACCGGCTGGGCTAGATAGCCATCTGCACCACTCTCTAACCCTTGTGCCTTGTCTTTACTCTCGACAAAACTAGCAGACAGATGCAGGACAGGAATAGAGGAAGTAGCAGGGTTTGCCTTGAGGCGGTGGCAGACCTCAAACCCATTAATATCAGGAAGCTGCACGTCAAGGATAATTAAGTCAGGCGGTTGCTGCGCTACTAATTGCAGACCCGTTTCGCCAGTAGCAGCCTCTTGAACCTTATACCCCTCTTTCCGAAGCATTCGACTGACGACATAGCGGTTCGTTTCATTGTCGTCTACGTGCAAGATCGTGATAAGGGTGCGGTCAGACATGAGCAGCCTCTCCAGGCTCTAGAACTAGCCCAGCTAAAAGAAGTGCTTCTCGGACAAGAGCGATCGCTTCTTCACGGGATGAGTTTTCTTTTGAGAGAATCGCTACTGTGCTTTCAACAAGTATCGAGCGTTCCTCTGGTTCAAGAAGCTTTGAAGTATTAATAATTACCGGAATATTTTTAGTAGCTGGATCGGCTTTCATCTGTTCCAAAACCTCGAACCCGCTCATATCTGGCATAACTAGGTCGAGAAAAATGCAAGAAGGATTTTCTAGGCGGGCGTGACGGATACCTTCGTCCCCTGAAGTTGCCTCAATTATCTTAAAATTAAAACATTTTTCACGAGTGGTGTGACCCGTAAAATCGGCTAAATATTGCTTTAGTAGATAGTGGGATGCTGGGTCATCGTCAATAATCAAAACTTTTTGTAAATGCTCTTGTTTGACTAAAGTATTAAGTTTTTCAAGAAGCGATAATCGTTCTACTGGTTTCACAAAAAAGGCATCTGCACCTAAAGCACGAGCTTTCTTTTCGTTGTCAATAACAGTGATAACAACGATCGGGATATCTCGTGTCGCAGCGTTTCCTTTCATCTCTGAAAGGAAATCCCAGGTATTTTGCTCCTCAAGCAAAATGTCTAATAGCACAGCTCGTGGCTTAAACATTTCAAATGCTTGTTTTACTTGCTTGAGCGATCGCGCTGGGAAAATTTGATAGCTCGACCCCGCAAAATACTTCTCGTAAATGAACAGTGTTTCTGGGTTATCTTCTACAACTAATACTGGATAGCGAGTCGCATCTAACTGCAAAGGAGCATCAGGTTCAGATACCTCCTCTATATCACCCTCACCCCGGTAAATGAGCGGTATGGTGGCGAAAAACGTGGAACCTACCCCTTGTAAGCTTTTGATGGAGACACTCCCTCCCAGTAACTCGGCTAACTTCCGCGAAAGGGGCAGTCCTAGACCTGTTCCTTTAACCCGCTTTTGAAGGTGAGAATTTACCTGAATAAATTCCTCAAAGATCCGTTCAGTATCCTCAGGCGCAATTCCGATACCTGTATCAGCCACCGAGAAGACGACAGTGTTTTTGTCCAGTTCAGCTCTGATGCGAACTTCACCTCTTTCGGTATATTTCAATGCATTAGAAATAAAATTTCTCAAAATTTGGGCAACCTTCCCCTCATCGCTGTAGAGTGGGGGAAAGCCAACAGGTTCTTCAAAAACAAGAGAAATTGAGGAATTATCGCTAAGAAGTGGGCGCAGCATTCCTCGAAGAGTAGCGAATAGCTCGCTAACTTCAAACGCATTCGGATGAACCACAATTTTTCCTGCCTCGACCTTTGCCAAGTCCAAAAGGTCGTTCACCAACTCCGAGAGTCCTTCAGCCGATTGACGGATAAACGTCACTTGCTGTTCTTGATCGGGTGTCAATTCACCATCCATCCGATCTAGCAGCAGTCGAGAGAGAGACATAATCGAGTTGAGCGGCGTGCGAAACTCATGGCTCATATTAGAGAGGAAGCGAGTTTTAAGTTCATTGGCTCGCTGTAAAGAAACTGCTTTTTCGTCTAACTCGGCATATAATGCCACAACACCCCGATTAGTATCCTCTAGCTCGCGATTGACCTGCGCCAATTCAGCTTGACGCTTTTCGAGTTCTGCTAGAGTGCGAAGCAGTTCTTGGTTTTGTTGCTGAATTTCCTCAAAGGGATTTTGAGACCCTCGCATCGCCAACTCATCAGCAATTTGCGCCAAGCGCTTTGCTGTCAAGATCGGTGCCCGCTTTGGCAAGGTTTTTTCCATCAGCACCTCTGTTCCCTGCCCTGGCGTGGACGCGATATGAAACCGATCCATCAGCCGCTTGGTGCCAATAATGCCTAAACCCATTCCGGTTTTTGATTTATACTGCCCATCCAGAATGCTCTTCAGATTGGCGATACCCGGCCCTTGGTCACGAATGCATACCACCAAGCTCTGAGGCAATTCGCCTTCCACCCAAAACTCTATTTTTCCCCCACCAGTATATTGGAAGGCGTTGCGGGCAATTTCCGATACAGCAGTGGCAATGCGCGTCTGATCCTGAGAGTCAAACCCCAAAGCTTGAGCAATCTGGCGTGCCTGCTGACGGGTCATCACGACATCTTGCTCAAATCGTATTTCTATCGTAAGAAGATTGGTCATTGGTCAATTGCTAATGGCTAATCGCTTGTTATTTATTATTCATCAGCCCCTGCTGTACTCCTTTGGCCTTCAGTCTTCTTCGCGAGCAACCAGCACAGTGATGTCATCGCGACCTCGGTAGAAATCCCGGTACAAAACTCCAGCAATTAGGCTGGGATGTCTGGTTATGAGACCAGCATAGCGATCCAATCGCCACTGTGTACTCAACCCATCGGAATGCATCACCAAAAGCCCTCCTTGAGGCCACTGATAGACAAATTCCTGGATTTTACGGACTTCATGCCCCACAGTGCCATTGTGGGAAACCATGCTGTAGCTTCCTGCGGGAGAAAAAACGCTGCCAGCGATATTCCCAACTCCAGCAAAACGAACGACAAGAGTTTTAAAGTCTACTTCTGCGATCGCTAAAGCAGCTCCACGAGTACTCCGTAGGGCTACGTGAGCTGCTTCAATAATCTCTGCGGGACTTTTGCGGACATTCTCTCGAAATATCTGAATGGCTTCTAGGGACGCCTGGGCGGCTAGAGGGCCGTGACCCAAACCATCTGCGACTAATAGCAGACTGCGACCGGGCTGTTGGTCGGTTGCCCACCCATCACCCGATACCTCCTCCCCTGCCATCGGGAGGCACACCACGCCAATCTCTAGATTGTTGGTCGATTGGTTTGCCACTTCTGGGCAAGCCCAGAGGTGACTTAATAAAGCTGTACCCACGTTGGGAACAGAATGAATCTCAAAAAAAGCAGAAAGGCGGCTAACTGCCCCCAAACCATTTCCAGGAGTCCCTGCTGTAGAAAAACCGTCGCGCAGACACTCCTGGATATTGCTGATCCCTGGCCCTTTGTCCAAGGCTAGGATTTCTATACCCGTTATCTCGTTTTTGCTTAAAGGCTGTAGCAGCAACAGACCGTCTTTAGCGTGCAGAACCAGGTTATTGGCGATCTCAGTAACGACAATACCAACCTGCCCCCGCTCAGTTTCGTTGAAGCCGAGACGAGTCGCGATCGCGAGGGCTATTCGTCTCGCTTCACCAGCCTGACTAGACTCTAAAATGGGTAAGGCGACGGGAGCATTCATAATTAACTCACTTCCACTTTGTAATAGTGACTTTTGTGCCTTCTCCGACACGGGAAACGATATTGAATTCGTTCACCAGGCGCTTTGACCCACTCAACCCCATACCCAGCCCGTTTCCGGTTGTGAAGCCATCTTTTAGCGCCAGATCGATATCCGGAATTCCTGGCCCACTGTCTTCAAAAGTTAGCCGCAGACCCCGACGGAGTCCCTCCTCTAGGGCTTCCAGTTGCACCGTCCCGCCGCCGCCATAGTCCAGGGTGTTGCGTGCCAGCTCGCTCGCCGCTGTCACGATTTTAGTCTGGTCTATTAGGCTAAAACCCAGTCCTAGGGCAAACTGACGCACGGCTTGCCGTACTAGCACAACGTCTGCCGAAGACTGGATGCTTATCGTTTCAGACCTCTGCAAGACCATCTATGCTCCCCCTAGGAGAAGCCTCCAACGATTTATGCAGGAGGGACATTCCCTTTTCAACGTTTAAGGCTGTGCGAATGCCGGTTAAGGAGAGTCCTAACTCTACTAAAGTGATGGCGACTGCTGGCTGCATACCTACAACAACCGTTTCAGCATCAAGTACTCGCGACATCTTGGCAATATTTCCCAGTATCCGTCCAATAAAAGAATCAACGATCTCCAGTGCTGAAATATCTATCAGCACACCACGGGCACTTGTTTGGCTAATGCGGTCGGTCAGGTCATCTTGCAAAGCGATCGCTAGGCGATCGTGCATATCGACCTGAATCGTCACTAGCAGGAATTCACCCATTTGTAATATGGGGATACGTTCCATAAAACTCCTTAAGTGCGTGTTTGGGCGCGAGAGATCGTGGCTCCAGTTCGCTTCAGCGCCAAAGCAAATGCGTCGCATAGAGAAGCCTTGGTGATCACATCAGCCAGATCCACGCCCAAGTAGACAATCGTTTGAGCAATCTGGGGCCGAATCCCGCTCAGGATGCAATCAGCGCCCATTAGACGAGCCGCAGTGACTGTCTTAAGTAAGTGCTGAGCGGTGAGAGTATCAACGGTGGGCACTCCCGTAATATCAATGATTGCGACTTCCGAACCCGTCTCTACAATCTTCTGCAAGAGGGACTCCATCATCACTTGGGTGCGGGCGCTATCGAGGGTGCCAATGATGGGTAGGGCTAAAATGCCTTCCCACAGTTTCACGACCGGCGTTGAAAGTTCCATCAGCTCCTCTTGTTGGCGCAGGATCACTTCCTCGCGGGCTTTCTGATAGCTTTCAGTTGTCCAGAGTCCAAGCTTGTCCAACAGAGTCGTAACTGACCAAATCTCTTCCAGAAGGCTTTCGCTATCCTGTGCAAGTTCTAGGCGCAAGCGGCTGAACAAAGGTTGCTTCAAAGAGAAAACAAAAGTTGCGGTTTCTGTTGGCGTGAAGCCTTTCTGGCTGCGCGATCGCGAAATCGAGCCAAGCATCTCGCGCACGCTACGCCATTCAGTCGATTTAATGTCGGTGAAGTTACCTTGCTGGACAGCTGCCGAGAACAAGTCCAGGAATTCTCTGCATTCTTCACGCAGCTCTATTTCCTTAATTAGGTCTTTGCGGATACCAGCAGTTATTTGCTCTGAGATCCAGTCTGTTAGCAGTTGGGATTGATCGGTTTGGAGAATTTTCGGAATCTTACTTTTGCCGCTCAAGTTCATATTAACGGCCCCTTGTTTTAGCCTGTATTTGGCAAATTATTGTACAAATCAACTATTTAGGCTTTTCGGCTAACTAGCTCAGTGGAGCCATTGAACAGCTTTCGTTGCGAGAATCCCTAGATGTACTTTTTTATCGTTAAGAAAATCTAGTTTACGAACTAGGCAGTATGAGGTAGTCCCTGAAAGGCTGATTGACCAAGATTAATTATAAGGATAAGGCGGGACAAAATAAGTACGTGTTACCGAAGTTTCACCGTCACGTTCCTACGCTTATGGTTCGCCCTAAAATCTGCAAGCCAGCCTAGAAATCATACCCATCATCTAGGCTAAAGGTTGCTGAGTGCTTCCTGTTGCGTTGCGTAATCAACTGTAATTGAAGCAAGGCGATCGCGCGAAGGCACCCTATAAACTGCTCTGTGACAGTTACACAAGTCCTAAG
This genomic stretch from Coleofasciculus sp. FACHB-T130 harbors:
- a CDS encoding response regulator → MSDRTLITILHVDDNETNRYVVSRMLRKEGYKVQEAATGETGLQLVAQQPPDLIILDVQLPDINGFEVCHRLKANPATSSIPVLHLSASFVESKDKAQGLESGADGYLAQPVEPIELLATVKALLRIREAEESAMALAKEWQTTFNAMKDGVCLLDHRGRILRTNSAMTNLLKKPFGKIEGCFYQEVMHDILGCVEVTPLTRVQETRRRENEELRCGERWFSVTTDPVFDESGVFTGAVYIVADITDRKWASEALRTSEERFRLLLENVKDYAIFFIDPGGRVIRWSIGAERIFGYQEAEILGQSASIIYIPEDLELGADKQELETAVIEGRAENERWYLRKDATRFWASGIVTPLRDETGQLRGFSKIMRDFTERKQVEDERNQLLVAEQEARTAAESANRMKDEFLATLSHELRSPLNAMLGWVQLLNTRKFDEATTARAMETIERSARAQAQLVEDLLDVSRIIQGKLRLNVRPIELALVVEAAVDTVRPAADAKAIRLQSVVDPAAGPVAGDSDRLQQIIWNLLSNAIKFTPKEGRVQVRLERINSHVEITVIDTGLGINSDFVPYVFDRFRQADSSITRSYSGLGLGLAIVRHLVELHGGTVRAESQGEGQGATFIVKLPLMPVRMETSEGERVHPTVGRGVSFNNPPSLDGLQILVVDDEVDSRVFVTTLLEQCGASVCAVGSADSAIEAIKIFKPDVLLSDIGMPGEDGYTLIRRVRALNVEEGGRTPAVALTAYARAEDRMRAIAAGFQMHIPKPVEPSELATIVASLAGRTGIHEV
- a CDS encoding STAS domain-containing protein, which codes for MERIPILQMGEFLLVTIQVDMHDRLAIALQDDLTDRISQTSARGVLIDISALEIVDSFIGRILGNIAKMSRVLDAETVVVGMQPAVAITLVELGLSLTGIRTALNVEKGMSLLHKSLEASPRGSIDGLAEV
- a CDS encoding STAS domain-containing protein, with product MNLSGKSKIPKILQTDQSQLLTDWISEQITAGIRKDLIKEIELREECREFLDLFSAAVQQGNFTDIKSTEWRSVREMLGSISRSRSQKGFTPTETATFVFSLKQPLFSRLRLELAQDSESLLEEIWSVTTLLDKLGLWTTESYQKAREEVILRQQEELMELSTPVVKLWEGILALPIIGTLDSARTQVMMESLLQKIVETGSEVAIIDITGVPTVDTLTAQHLLKTVTAARLMGADCILSGIRPQIAQTIVYLGVDLADVITKASLCDAFALALKRTGATISRAQTRT
- a CDS encoding ATP-binding protein gives rise to the protein MTNLLTIEIRFEQDVVMTRQQARQIAQALGFDSQDQTRIATAVSEIARNAFQYTGGGKIEFWVEGELPQSLVVCIRDQGPGIANLKSILDGQYKSKTGMGLGIIGTKRLMDRFHIASTPGQGTEVLMEKTLPKRAPILTAKRLAQIADELAMRGSQNPFEEIQQQNQELLRTLAELEKRQAELAQVNRELEDTNRGVVALYAELDEKAVSLQRANELKTRFLSNMSHEFRTPLNSIMSLSRLLLDRMDGELTPDQEQQVTFIRQSAEGLSELVNDLLDLAKVEAGKIVVHPNAFEVSELFATLRGMLRPLLSDNSSISLVFEEPVGFPPLYSDEGKVAQILRNFISNALKYTERGEVRIRAELDKNTVVFSVADTGIGIAPEDTERIFEEFIQVNSHLQKRVKGTGLGLPLSRKLAELLGGSVSIKSLQGVGSTFFATIPLIYRGEGDIEEVSEPDAPLQLDATRYPVLVVEDNPETLFIYEKYFAGSSYQIFPARSLKQVKQAFEMFKPRAVLLDILLEEQNTWDFLSEMKGNAATRDIPIVVITVIDNEKKARALGADAFFVKPVERLSLLEKLNTLVKQEHLQKVLIIDDDPASHYLLKQYLADFTGHTTREKCFNFKIIEATSGDEGIRHARLENPSCIFLDLVMPDMSGFEVLEQMKADPATKNIPVIINTSKLLEPEERSILVESTVAILSKENSSREEAIALVREALLLAGLVLEPGEAAHV
- a CDS encoding anti-sigma regulatory factor, with the translated sequence MVLQRSETISIQSSADVVLVRQAVRQFALGLGFSLIDQTKIVTAASELARNTLDYGGGGTVQLEALEEGLRRGLRLTFEDSGPGIPDIDLALKDGFTTGNGLGMGLSGSKRLVNEFNIVSRVGEGTKVTITKWK
- a CDS encoding ATP-binding SpoIIE family protein phosphatase, whose product is MNAPVALPILESSQAGEARRIALAIATRLGFNETERGQVGIVVTEIANNLVLHAKDGLLLLQPLSKNEITGIEILALDKGPGISNIQECLRDGFSTAGTPGNGLGAVSRLSAFFEIHSVPNVGTALLSHLWACPEVANQSTNNLEIGVVCLPMAGEEVSGDGWATDQQPGRSLLLVADGLGHGPLAAQASLEAIQIFRENVRKSPAEIIEAAHVALRSTRGAALAIAEVDFKTLVVRFAGVGNIAGSVFSPAGSYSMVSHNGTVGHEVRKIQEFVYQWPQGGLLVMHSDGLSTQWRLDRYAGLITRHPSLIAGVLYRDFYRGRDDITVLVAREED